In the Primulina eburnea isolate SZY01 chromosome 15, ASM2296580v1, whole genome shotgun sequence genome, tcttttgtgagacggtctcacgaattttctTGAGACGAGCCAAACAtgtctatatttataatataaattaatatttttggcttaaaaattaaaaatttcatagttaactcaaatagaatatATGTTTCAAAAAATTGACTCATAAGATCGTTTTACATGAGTACtagtgttttattttaaatgtttcgaTTTAGTTATAGTATtgtataaaattaaatttggAATTAGATTTagtgatgatttttttttttataataataaaatatgattaataCAGTATACTTATGGTCTGGCCTGCGACAACCCACTTTTATCTGTCATCTTTTTTCCCTGCATCTCTCTCTCTACCCCCAATCGGAGAACCCTAAACCATCTCTAATTCAGTTTTTTTCTCACCAACGATATCTGTTTCTGCTTTGAAATTCTGCATCCCACGCATCATCCTCTGTCAGGCATAACAAATTGcgattttgttttctttttgtaATCTCTGGGAAACAGATGGTTTGAGAGGTTGCATTTTGGGGGGAATTGTTGCCGTCATTTGCCGGTGACGAATTTCTTCGTGTACGATTTACACTCGAGAAATAGAGAGAGGGAGGCAGAAATATGGCCAACTTGGAGTTGCAGATGAACCCTCAAATGGAGCAGATTCATGGGGAAATTCGCGATGCCATGCGTGCCCTTGCGTAGTGTTTATCTTCATGCTTTTATCTACGGCCTGGTTATGTGCTTTTTTGGGGCATTtgcctttttttttatttacggCATATTTTGGATGGTTGTtcaacttaaatttttttaaacctTCTTGAAGATCTGCTTTTTATGTTATGTTCTCCTTTGACTTTCTGTGTTGCTTGTGAATGCAATTATCTGATATCGGTTGAAGTCATCAAGTCCTCTTTGTGCTTCTGCTCCTCATCCTTTCTGGGACTACATTATTAGAATGCTGTGTTTGGTTGGTGTTTGCAATGCTAATGACCGTATAACGCTGAATCGTGTCTCCTAGTGAAGCTTCTCAACTGTTGATAGTATTACCTATTTGGCCCAATTGCATGATGAGGAGCTTTCTTCAAGTCAATTTCGATTTTAACTTGCTATCCTCATTCCTCCGCTTATCTGTATATATGAATTATTAATGGTCTTCTTATTTTCCTTGCAACATCACGTTTTTATATTAGCGATTTTGGATATGGGCCTATGGTTTGGATATTTGTTTTCGATAAGTAAGTTGTGAAAGAGTTATCACTTTTTTATGAGGCTGGATGGACATTTGCCTTTTACTTTTTATCCATCTGGGAATTTTTTGATGTTCTAGTGCAAGCTAGTCTTAATAGTGGCACCTTATTGTAATTAATCTTCACTGTCTCTCATTCCTAAATCAGAAATGGCTTTCAAAAGCTGGATAAAATTAAAGATTCCAACAGACAAAGCAAACAGCTAGAGGATCTTACCGGGAAGATGAGGGAGTGCAAAAGGTAATTTTACCTTTTATTTCTGTAATTTGGCTTCTCTATAGTGTTGTTCACTTTTGTGTTCAGAGAGTTACACCTATTACATGTATGGAATGCTCGTTGGAACACTTGTCTGATTCATCCTCGCTTTTGACTCTTTTTTGAACTGTGGCTATTAACTGGAGTACAGAGTCGTAGGATTTATTTCTGTCAATCTTGCATGCATTATGCCTTGAAAAGCCCTTTGTTCACTTTTGATCACATGTTAAATGACCAGATTGATTAAAGAACTTGACCGCGAAATTAAAGATGAGGAAAGCAAAAATTCTCCTGAGATTACCAAGCAGCTAAATGATGAGAAGCAATCCATGGTAAGTATATTAGAAACTTGAATTCCTTTTAGATTTGAAGGTTCTGAAGAATACTCCTATACTGATATGTTGATGTTTTTAGTCATGGCACTGTTtacattttcaaataatatatttattctttTCTACAGCATATCATACACAAAAGCATCCTTAAATACTGAGGCAATTTAATATTTCTAGCAAGCCAAAAAGAAGAATTTATATTAGTTTCTTCTTAGTCTTACTCACTCTTAGGTAGCAGTATAGCACAGAGGTTATATAAGTGGGCACCATACTGCTGGATGTTATTTTAACAATCATCATTGCCTTCAATTATCACACACACAGAACATAATGATCAGTTTTGAATGGTGGAATGTAAGCCTTTGTTGTAAAAAATGATTATAAACTTGTCTTCTAAAAGTTCTTGGTGGTTTATGTGGTCTTAATGTTTTGATTTATTATACTTTTGATTTTGTCATGGGTCTTGTGTCTTGAgttcatcatgtctagatcatTGTTTTAGACTTTTCACAGCATCCTGATACCCAGAACACCTGCATACTGATGCAGATTTTGATTTATTGCTCTTATGAAGTTCTTCATTTTATTTCCTTTTTTTATTTCagatcaaagagttgaattcATATGTAGCCCTGAGGAAAACGTAAGCGCATTGTTTCTGTTTTAATTAATAACTCACTGATTATAGTCGATTGATGATCAAAATGCTGTCATTTTGATCATGGCCAAGGATTTGGTTTTTGTTAAACGGTGAAAACAGAAGCAAGTTTGAATCCACAGATTTTTATAGTTGATATTTGGGTCTGGCTTATGACTTGTTGCTTTGATGCAAAATGTTATGTCATTCCCAGTTCTGTCAGGAGTCAGGCCCCTTCACCTTTGCTCTAATATCCTATCATCATAAGGTGGGATCATTGTTATTTTAAGTGTGAAGCATATGTAGACTGATGATAAACTGTCATGTTAGGTCAATCTAGTTTTGAATTGATTATTTCCTTTTGGTCTTTCTATTTTCCAACGGGAAGCTGGTACTTGTCCTTCACGATTTTTAAGCATGATTTAAATCAAATCCATGCCACATAAGCACAATGCTTTTCCGAATTCCGTGTCATTTTAATAATTTCAGATACTATTTTCTTGGGCAATTTCTTCTCTTTAACAATTATTTATATCATGAGATGTTGTAGATTTGATTGCATCCCCGGTCattttttaatacttgaaagTTTTAAAGCATGAATGCACCTACATATGTTTCCAAGGAGGGGTAATCAAGGAAAGTTATGTTTCCAAATTATATTGCATTGGTTTTCCTTTATGTGCTTGTTCAATGTAGACAAATTCTTCAAAGTAGGAAAGAGTATTTGTAACTAGCTTCATATTGCATTCCCTTTTTTCTTCTCAATGTGTGAGTTTTTAAGGCATGTGTCCCTCTATATTTTCTTCCAGTGAAGAGTTAAGAAAGGGCAGTGATGTTTCCAAATTAAATGGCATCCGTTTTACTTTTGCTTTTTTTACTTGTTTAACCAAGACAGGAAGTTCAGAGTGGAAAAGAGTGATTCTGATgcatgatgatgatgatgtttCTAGTATAAACAATAATGAAAGATTGCTTGTGAAATTTTGGAAACATTGATGTAATCTTTGATATGAATAATCAGTTCCCTGTCCATATTGTCTTTCTTCTTTGCTTTTTCTTCTTTACTATGTCTATCTTGCAATGGTGGTGCAGGTACATGAGCTCTCTTGGAAATAAGAGGGTCGAACTCTTCGATATGGGAGCTGGTGGAATTGAGCCTACAGATGATGAGAATGTTCAAGTGACATCAGGTCCATACCCCGCCTTTCTTATTAATTAGTTGGATTGCATTGTTGCAGTTACCTTCTATGAGTAAAAATGGAAAGAATGGCGCCTGTCCGCGTATTATATTATCGTTGATAGATGTACTCATGTACAGACACGAACTGTTAATCTAAATCCATGtttgttttttgaaaaaaaattcttgTTAACTCATCTATAAAGCACCGCCATATTGGGATAGCTTAATCCTCTCTTTAGCGAAATTGTTatgtttagaaaatattttatgttcaaACCTTGATGATTCCATATGCTTAAAAAGCTTTTAAATCCATGGTCTCTGTCAGCctgcttattttccttcttctttctttctttctttcatgAGAATACCTCCCTGTGCTCTCGTTTGGTCTCattgaaattttaaattcattgTTTGGCTGATTCGTTATTATTTACTTCATGCTCATTTTTTGTTGAATCTAACCACTTCTTCCTAAAATATTTTGTGTCCTGTCCGTAAGATCCTTCATCTTAACTTTAGTTAATGCTTTATAAATGAGAATGGTAATAACACAGTCAATGGTCTACCTTTGCTTCTCGATTCAATGTGGAACCTGAATTGGTACTCTTATTGTTGAAATCAGAGAAGCAGCTAACAGTGTCATTCTACTTAGTATGATACACCATGGTGATTacctgatttgatatgaatgCTATGCTGTTGAACTGTAATCTGCatataatattatgcaaaaaaAAGTTTTCAATCACCTTGTGTCTTGCTGATATCTCACCTTCCATTTTCATGGATTGATATAGAAATGTCAAATCAGGAGCTTATCAATGCTGGCACGAAGAGAATGGATGAAACTGACCAAGCCATTGAACGCTCCAAGCAGGTAGATGAAAGTACATGCTGAATTCTTACAGGTTGAAAATTTTCTAAATTCTATGATTATTTAGGTGGTTCATCAAAGCAGTCGAAGTGGGAACACAGACTGCTACTACTTTGAAGGGACAAGTGAGTGAAATTTTGTGTCACTTTTTTTATTGTCCTCGAGTATTTCATTGCCAAATCATATCTATCTTTTTAAATATGGCAGACTGAACAAATGGGTCGCATTGTCAATGAACTGGACACCATCCAATTCTCTATCAAAAAGGCATCCCAGCTTGTTAAGGAGATTGGTAGGCAGGTACATCTGCTGGGAACATCATCTCTTTTTCCTTGTCTCTGTCACTTTTATACGATGTTACAAGGCAACACCTTGAAAATTCTATACAAAATGAAACTGCCTGTGTCCACGTGAGAGGCTACGGGTAGCTATATGTGCAAAAATTGCTGGTCAAACCTaagaaaattgaaatattttgagatGCTTATTGgattgggtttttttttttataaagatggtctaatttttattttttctcaaGTGTATACTTCATTAGATTTCTCAATTTTATTGACTTTATTGATATCAAGTTCTCTTGTTTTCCAGGTGGCGACTGATAAATGCATCATGATGTTTCTTTTTCTGATTGTATGTGGGGTTATTGCCATAATCGTCGTGAAGGTATTTTAGTTTTTGGACTTTAAATTTGACATTAACACGGCATCCATTTTTCAAAATCAATATATTAGTTGATTTCAAGCTGCGCACGAGTTGTTTTCCATTTATACTATCCGTGTCATGTGGCCATTTTTAATTAATGATAATGATTTCTCATTGATAAGAAATGTGGAATCTTTTTCTTGTATATCCTTCTTGACATCTAATAGTTTTGTATGTTGAAGACTCTCTCATGAGTTTATAAAATGTTGACATGTCAAGGCATAGTTTCTTTTAGTTACATCCGCACCTTCGCACATCTTTAAGGCTTAAGGTATATGCTTTAAGCACCCCTCAGCTAATGAGATTTTGAATGATACTTGAATTACCATTTAATATCTACCCTTCACATTTGCTCGTGTAACTAACATACGTTTTTTTAGaattttgattttgttatttaatTGTGACTGACATACTCGATGTTTTTGTTAGCGCGTCTagaatttttaatattaatcttTACTGCAGCCCAGACTCTCTGGGGCACGTACCAACTTAAGAATGTGTTTTGTTACTTTATAGTATGGCATTGCATCTcatatattttcgttttttaatatgtattatttgttttaGTTCTACTTTATGCACTCTCCACCAGTATTGATTGCATGAGAGTTGTGTGTTTCTTAGATAGTGAATCCCAACAACAAAAGCATACGGGATATTCCTGGATTGGCTCCTCCGGCTCCAACAACAAGGAGACTACTGTATGTAAGGCCGGCGCACCATTTTTGGTAAATTTGTGATTGAAGGGTTACAATACCCATCCAAGTTTTCATGAGTTTCCCTTAATGACCCAATTTGTGCTGCCTTGTGTCTTAATTTTCTTCAAAGCTTCCTACTTGAGATGTCCATATGTGTACGATAATTTATTCTATACACATGTATAGCATGAGTGGCTTGTTAATCCGTTATTTGTTCTTTTTTCCGTTCTGCTTGATTGCTGTTATTCTTCATGTATAATAAACGAGATGTTGCGTGACGAGAACAAATGGATATGTCAATCttgtttatttatgcttttctcgattctttttcCCTCGTGTCATTTTCGGGTACAAGCAATGGTGAATATTCTCTGATTTTCTTTTTATAACGCCTCGAATAAATTTGTCACCGGATAAAAGTTATAGAGTCGACTGATGATTACATGCCATGCAATGAATGTGAATCGACAAACGGCTACTTGTGAAATAAACCTCATCGTACAAGGAATTTACAATCAAAATAATAGAAAATAGACTGTAAAAGGCATGTACTTTGGCTAATGTGAAAAAATTGAGTTGTACTAGTTCATACATTACGACTACTTTGCTGCATCTGAGTTCTTCCAACATGAGACAACCTGGACGATGAACTGGGAGGAACAAGGGGCGTCTCTTCGTCTATTACAACCTCGTTGTCAGCATCACCAATGCTGCTACCATCTGTTCTGTATACATCGGATGACTTCTTTTCGAACACCCAATCCTGAACCGACCAAGGAATCTAAGCTAACATACCGTAGATAAAATAGTGTTTTTGGATTCAATGTTACCTTTGTAATCCTTTCAGGAACGTTTTGAGAAGATTCCTTCACCTTCAAGTAGTTGTACAAGACTACCCCACAAAGCGCTGCATGAAAATTTTATTAGCTAGAATGAGAGGCCATATTTAGAGTTCAATTAATGCGCCTGTGAAAATATGTTTACCAATGCCGTAGCCAATAACGTTCAGACCAGTGATCGTTGATTCTGGGAAAATCAGTGTTGAGAGGGCTATAAGTATCCAGTCCTTGAGAACACCGGCAACTCGAACCGTCACTGCACCAGTTCTGCCGATCACTAAGAAGATTGAGAAGTTCAACAGTAGAGCGCAAATGGCATTGGAAAAGAAGATCCACATATTAAACTGAATTTGAGATACTTCCATCCCAGGTTGCTCCAGGCAGTACCAAGGCACAAGCAAAAATATGAAACTGCACGGCGCGATGTAGTATAAGCTTGTGATGGGGTTTAGAGTCAAGCCCTTCTTCTGTAGAAGGACTTGAGTCAAGACCAGTCTCAGAGCTTCCGCAAATATGCCCGTAACCTGATAAACTGTGCCGATCACATTAAAATGAATTTCCCCATAAGAGGAGACGACAACTCCAACACTGACCAAAACCATGTTAAAAAACACGTCCCATCTTAGTTTGTCGGTACCACACAGAACAGCCACAGTAAATGTTGCCACAGGCACTGCAAGAATAAAAAATTTTCTTAGATTCGAAAAACATTAATAATGATATAAAATCATCGATGGGTTGTTTGTTTTGCTCACTAAGGGCCTTGAGCATCTGAATGAAAGCCACTGATATATGCAAGTAAGCAGTGTTACCAAACCTGTGGAAAATAGGAAGAGTCATTAGTGCTATAGTTTTCAGGAatagttgattttatcagagcTAAGAATAATAGTGATGATACCAACTTTTCCCTGGGTCCGGTCTGGTGAGCTTGAGCTTCAGATCAACAACGTTTGAACCGGAGCGGATGGAAAACCACCGGTTTATACACACGACCACTTCGACCTCTTGATCGGATTTAGGAACAGAAAAAAATGAGAAGATTCGATAGGTGGTAGTGGATATATCCGTGCTCGGCCGAGCCCCTGTGGCCGAGCCCAGGTGCTCAGCCGAGTCCTGGCGCTCGTCCGAGCCCGGATAGTCGAATTACACGTGTCCGAGCCCAATCAGCGATCGGAGTAAGGTTATGTCCAGCACATATGCTTGTGACATGAATCCCAAGCCCGAGCTTGTTCCTATCCTAAGAACTGTCACATGTCAAAAGAGTGAATAATCTTTAAATAGGCTAGAATCTCGCCGTATGATTAGATGTAACGAGGAGTCCGACCCGGACTGGCAGTGATTGGAGAAGAATTGCGTgaataatctttaaatgtgcTAGAATCTCGCCGCATGGTTAGATGTGACAAGGAATCCGGCCCGGACTGACAGTAATGGGAGAAGAATTTAATTTTATAAGGAAATTTACCTAAAATAGACTTCGACACGCTATGGGAAGAAGTCATCTCAACCATTATAAATACCCATATATGTTTCATGGTCGGGGAGAAGGATATATCCACTACCATTTATTGAATCTTCTCATTTTTCTCCGTTCCTAAATCCGATCAAGAGGTCGAAGTGGTCGTGTCGGGAAAATTTTCGACACCTTCCAGTACCTTAGTCTGTATAAACCGGTGGTTCTCCATCCGCTCCGATTCAAACGTTGTTGATCTGAAGCTCAAGCTCACCAGACCGGACCCAGGGAAAAGTTGGTATCATCAAATAGGATTAGAGCACTATGACAAAAGTTCACCTTGATTTTGTACAACATTTGCTCATATCCATAGCTCACAATTTACATAAAGAAACAAAAAACTTCAAGTGATCCCCTACAAGTTTACTGTATATGGCACTGTACATGGTCCATGGACCATCATGCTATGCGTTAATTCCATGCACTTAAATAACTAATGCATTTCTTTATTCCTCATGTTTGGTGGTCCAATATTTCAGATTCTCTATTCCGTTCTCAAAAATTATTCCTTCATTTATGAGGTTCAAATTTCCTCATTTCACGTGTTTTGGATTTCGATTGGTTTAAAATTCTATATCGTCACTGTTAAGTACGTACCAAAGACTTGATGCGAAGAAGGCACTAATTGGGATCACACAAGATGCATATCTGCAACCCAAGAGGGAGAATAAGAAGACAAAAAAGAATATTTATAGGAACATAAGATTAATATAGGAAAAATCAGAATAAATATAAAGTGGAATAACCCTCATACATGCGGAAAGTCATTTTAACTGGAGACACGACCTGCAGTAAATTTCGTTTAGATCATGTTAagtaagaaaaaataaataaagtcgTCCAAACATTGATATTTTGAGGTGTTTCCAGCATTTTGTGATGAGGAGTTGGATTGGGACACGGAATTACTCCACGGCACTAGCCAACCGATCACCTTTGAAAGAACATGCTTTAAAGATCCATATTGTTTTGTCCAATAATGTAAAGCCATAATCATGATAATTGAtaaatgtgtgtgtgagtgtgtatatatatatatatatatatatatatatatatatatatatatatatataaagacgCGCATGTGTGtgtcgtatcaaatcaaactttcCTTCTTTGGTTAGTGTGTGTGTgcgcatatcaaatcaaactgtcctACTTTGGTTCCCCTTGCACCGGAAGGTTGAGTGTGTGTCTGTGTCTGTGTCTGCGTATCAAAACAAACTTTCCTAttttggtgtgtgtgtgtgcgcacgcgcgcatatcaaatcaaactttcCTACTTTGGTTCCCCTTGCACTGGAATCCTAAATCACAGCAGAcccataattaaaattttaaatgccTTAAAATGTAAGGACTCGAGAAAGTAAGCGTTCGaataaagagagaaatatttgcACCTCCccctttttcatttttcatgCTGAAATATGTTCTTGCATTTGCAACTGATTAATAAAACGACAACCATTATATTCGCAAGATAACTTAGGTATCCATGCGCCCTTGATCCTAAGCTCAAGGTTCAACAAAAGCATATGCCTCATCAAAGTGAGCCCGCACTAATGAGTAATATTCTAAAATGCAGGAGTACTTAGAAAATAATGTTAATAGTGAAATATCCaatatgaaaataaattttacaGTTGAGACGGATTTTCCTTGGGGTTTTAAATAAATATGGGTAAAATATCAATACGCATGTTTTTCTCATGTCACAGCATGATTTGGTGACACCATATGATAAGAGAATTTTTATAGTTAGCATGTGGCAGGTAGACGTACCTTGAAGACGCGAATAAGGAAAAATGCCACTGCACCGGAGAATCCCATATGTATCATAGTAAGTGTTATTGGAAATGGAAAGTTAAAGTATTTCGGAGAAAGAACCCACTACAAAAGTCAATGTCAGTGCACATCAATAGCAACCAGGATAAAGCATTAACAAATTATGAAATGAAAACGGGGGCATGACAAGTAACTAAAAAGTAAGCTGAGAAAGACCAAACTTGTGAAAGCATTAATAAATTATGAAATGAAAATCTATGCTCAACATGAGAGTAGATGTCAGTTTGACTTAAAAGTTGTATACTGGAGCTGACATTGCACATATTTTACACAAGGGAAAGAGCCGAGTGTCAGAAATGATAGTCAAAATCTAGTACCTTGTTATATAAAATAACTCCAGAAGAAAGTGTAATGTAGATTAGAAGGTAGAAATATGTTAAGATTAATGATCTATTTATCATTTTTACTGCGGTCTTCTGCTGCAACGGGTCTTCAGAAGGGTCAAGCTCCACTCAGCAATAAAAACAGGTGATCTCTAACATGCTTAACCAGAAATAAGGATATCAGAAGAAAGGTCAGGTAGTAGTTCCATAATCATGGGCAATCTTCACCGTATCATGGATTTGCATCTGATTCTGGCCAATTTAAACAGATCCCAATCCTTAAATTGCCCTCAGCCTCAAACTTGTCCAGATATATCAAAGGAAAAAAACAGCAGCCCCAGGGACTAAGCTGAGAAAAACCAACGAAGGAGATTAACATGTAGTGCCGTGATTGAGAAAGAATGTACACACAATATCATATGCACTATTTCACAGATAATATGCACATTCGATAATATCTTGCAACATTCACTCATCTGAGATTCTGAACATGCGAAAAGAACTAATACTCATGAATGAATGACAAAGATTTAAGACAATCAGCAGTCTCAAGCTGCATCACTATAGCAGTATCTGGAAAAATCACGCCCACGTGAGATCCAGATTCATTCATAAACTGCTGTTATTTTTACTCAGGATTCACTAGATTGTTCCCGTAACCTATGCTTGTTTGTGTCCACACTATCACTTTACATTCAAATTGCAGGACATAAATTAAACTGTATAAATGGTGATGTAGAAGGCATAGCTGTAAGACAACTAGTTTCCCGTTTCTCAACCTCAGCAGTTTATCCCCAAAAGCTCTTACCCTCTTACATCAGCCCACAAACCTTAGCAATACATCGCACCCGATAATGAAGGAAAAAGAACTAAAAACAAAATCACGTAAATCAAATCGAGGAAAACAACTGAATCTTTAACCACAGATACAAAGGCACGCAGCCACGCACACTACAAAAACAAAGAAACTGCAAAGATGAAATCTTGAACAACACAACGAAAATCCGAAGGAAAGGGGAAGTGGGTTCCGAGTTTTACCTCCTACATCGAAGTCCGGGCCACATATCCACCAGATATGCATGGATGCATACTCTGTAGAGCCGTGAATTagagagggggggggggggggggggggggtgggggtTATATCTCAGAAACAGATTGGATTCGGAGTTTAGATTTGACAGAAATTCGCAGTGGCAGAGGGCGAGCTAGCCATCGGCAGCAGAGTAACAAATGTGGAGTAATCCATCTCACCGGGTTAGCGTGCTTCCTAGCAATCATCCTATTCATACCATCCCCTTCTATTATTAAAAATCCCCTACTGAATTATACACTTATCGCCTATCAACTTTTTTGGCTTTCCTAGTATTAATAGTAATCACATCGTTTTCAATTCTTCCTactttcaattatttttttttcatggtTGGTTTTACTTGTTTCtctaaaaatgataaaaaatagTGCAGAGATTAAcaatcttattttcaacatttaaCAAAATGTTCGGTTgaaactcaaattttttaaactgtTCAAATATTATGTTTAAATCTTCGTAACACAGATAATTATCGTGTTTTAATTATCCAGCTTTCGATCATCACACCACTTTGCGACTAAGTAGTGATCAAGCTTGTAATGTATATTTGGTTaaatatattattgat is a window encoding:
- the LOC140813940 gene encoding novel plant SNARE 13-like encodes the protein MANLELQMNPQMEQIHGEIRDAMRALANGFQKLDKIKDSNRQSKQLEDLTGKMRECKRLIKELDREIKDEESKNSPEITKQLNDEKQSMIKELNSYVALRKTYMSSLGNKRVELFDMGAGGIEPTDDENVQVTSEMSNQELINAGTKRMDETDQAIERSKQVDETVEVGTQTATTLKGQTEQMGRIVNELDTIQFSIKKASQLVKEIGRQVATDKCIMMFLFLIVCGVIAIIVVKIVNPNNKSIRDIPGLAPPAPTTRRLLYVRPAHHFW
- the LOC140813939 gene encoding probable sugar phosphate/phosphate translocator At1g48230 isoform X1, which translates into the protein MINRSLILTYFYLLIYITLSSGVILYNKWVLSPKYFNFPFPITLTMIHMGFSGAVAFFLIRVFKVVSPVKMTFRIYASCVIPISAFFASSLWFGNTAYLHISVAFIQMLKALMPVATFTVAVLCGTDKLRWDVFFNMVLVSVGVVVSSYGEIHFNVIGTVYQVTGIFAEALRLVLTQVLLQKKGLTLNPITSLYYIAPCSFIFLLVPWYCLEQPGMEVSQIQFNMWIFFSNAICALLLNFSIFLVIGRTGAVTVRVAGVLKDWILIALSTLIFPESTITGLNVIGYGIALCGVVLYNYLKVKESSQNVPERITKDWVFEKKSSDVYRTDGSSIGDADNEVVIDEETPLVPPSSSSRLSHVGRTQMQQSSRNV
- the LOC140813939 gene encoding probable sugar phosphate/phosphate translocator At3g17430 isoform X2; this encodes MTFRIYASCVIPISAFFASSLWFGNTAYLHISVAFIQMLKALMPVATFTVAVLCGTDKLRWDVFFNMVLVSVGVVVSSYGEIHFNVIGTVYQVTGIFAEALRLVLTQVLLQKKGLTLNPITSLYYIAPCSFIFLLVPWYCLEQPGMEVSQIQFNMWIFFSNAICALLLNFSIFLVIGRTGAVTVRVAGVLKDWILIALSTLIFPESTITGLNVIGYGIALCGVVLYNYLKVKESSQNVPERITKDWVFEKKSSDVYRTDGSSIGDADNEVVIDEETPLVPPSSSSRLSHVGRTQMQQSSRNV